One part of the Entelurus aequoreus isolate RoL-2023_Sb linkage group LG05, RoL_Eaeq_v1.1, whole genome shotgun sequence genome encodes these proteins:
- the bnip1b gene encoding vesicle transport protein SEC20 isoform X1, protein MAASSDVHVRICAQEMIKYDLEIKVAVQDIRECSGPQSVLMQLNCHVKDKFNQLRRRIQVSACVSDTPLWGLGVVLPCAAVGLQDLEQMAREQDKESDRMSIQTEAESQRRQMLSNQTAWRKANLACKMSMDHMAKDELLREGEGQNIRARKATKESLVGSSSNITESLMSISRMMAEQVKQSEDSISTLATSSRTVQETNEEFKSMTGTIHLGRKLILKYNRRELTDKLLIFLALALFLATVLYILKKRLFPFI, encoded by the exons ATGGCGGCTTCCTCCGACGTCCATGTCCGAATTTGCGCAcaagaaatgatcaaatatgacctCGAAATTAAAGTTGCCGTCCAG gacATCAGAGAATGTTCTGGACCTCAGAGCGTTCTCATGCAGCTCAACTGTCACGTCAAAGACAAATTCAACCAACTCCGGCGCAGGATTCAGGTGAGTGCGTGCGTGTCTGACACACCTCTCTGGGGTCTTGGTGTGGTCTTACCCTGCGCCGCTGTGGGCTTGCAGGATCTGGAGCAAATGGCCAGAGAGCAGGACAAAGAGTCGGACAGAATGTCCATCCAAACGGAGGCAGAGAGCCAGCGGAGACAAATGCTCAG TAACCAGACGGCGTGGAGGAAGGCCAACCTGGCGTGCAAAATGTCCATGGACCACATGGCGAAGGACGAGCTGCTGCGCGAAGGAGAAGGTCAAAACATCCGGGCGAG GAAGGCGACCAAGGAGAGTCTGGTGGGGAGCAGCAGCAACATCACCGAGAGTCTGATGTCCATCAGCAGGATGATGGCGGAGCAGGTCAAGCAGAGCGAGGACAGCATCAGCACGCTgg CCACCTCCTCCCGCACAGTGCAGGAGACCAACGAGGAGTTCAAAAGCATGACAGGCACCATCCACCTGGGCAGGAAGCTGATCCTCAAGTACAACAGGCGGGAGCTGACGGACAAGCTGCTCATCTTCCTGGCGTTGGCGCTCTTCCTCGCCACCGTGCTCTACATCCTCAAGAAGCGCCTCTTCCCGTTCATCTAA
- the bnip1b gene encoding vesicle transport protein SEC20 isoform X2 yields MAASSDVHVRICAQEMIKYDLEIKVAVQDIRECSGPQSVLMQLNCHVKDKFNQLRRRIQDLEQMAREQDKESDRMSIQTEAESQRRQMLSNQTAWRKANLACKMSMDHMAKDELLREGEGQNIRARKATKESLVGSSSNITESLMSISRMMAEQVKQSEDSISTLATSSRTVQETNEEFKSMTGTIHLGRKLILKYNRRELTDKLLIFLALALFLATVLYILKKRLFPFI; encoded by the exons ATGGCGGCTTCCTCCGACGTCCATGTCCGAATTTGCGCAcaagaaatgatcaaatatgacctCGAAATTAAAGTTGCCGTCCAG gacATCAGAGAATGTTCTGGACCTCAGAGCGTTCTCATGCAGCTCAACTGTCACGTCAAAGACAAATTCAACCAACTCCGGCGCAGGATTCAG GATCTGGAGCAAATGGCCAGAGAGCAGGACAAAGAGTCGGACAGAATGTCCATCCAAACGGAGGCAGAGAGCCAGCGGAGACAAATGCTCAG TAACCAGACGGCGTGGAGGAAGGCCAACCTGGCGTGCAAAATGTCCATGGACCACATGGCGAAGGACGAGCTGCTGCGCGAAGGAGAAGGTCAAAACATCCGGGCGAG GAAGGCGACCAAGGAGAGTCTGGTGGGGAGCAGCAGCAACATCACCGAGAGTCTGATGTCCATCAGCAGGATGATGGCGGAGCAGGTCAAGCAGAGCGAGGACAGCATCAGCACGCTgg CCACCTCCTCCCGCACAGTGCAGGAGACCAACGAGGAGTTCAAAAGCATGACAGGCACCATCCACCTGGGCAGGAAGCTGATCCTCAAGTACAACAGGCGGGAGCTGACGGACAAGCTGCTCATCTTCCTGGCGTTGGCGCTCTTCCTCGCCACCGTGCTCTACATCCTCAAGAAGCGCCTCTTCCCGTTCATCTAA